CTGCATTGTAGCTCCTCTTACATTCTTTCTCTTCTATAAAGCTTTTGATCTGGGGAACCCTGATGGTGAATACAAAGCCCCATATGCTCTCATTTATCGAAATATGGCAATTCTTGGTGTTCAAGGCTTCTCTGCCCTTCCCCAGTATTGTTTGCAGCTCTGCTATGGGTTTTTTTCCTTTGCGATAGCAGCCAACTTGTTGAGAGATTTTACTCCCAAGAATATTGGGAAATGGATTCCCATTCCAATGGCGATGGCTGTGCCTTTCCTTGTTGGTGCTTATTTTGCAATTGATATGTGTGTGGGGAGTTTGGCTGTTTTCGCATGGCACAAGCTAAATCGAAAGAAGGCCAGTTTGATGGTTCCTGCTGTCGCTTCTGGCTTGATATGCGGAGATGGGCTGTGGCTTCTTCCTTCATCGATCCTTGCTTTGTTTAAGGCTCGTCCTCCAATCTGCATGACATTCTTGGCAACAACATAGACTATGTTAATAACACAGAGAGAGATAAGAGAGTTCGCAGGCCTATTTAGTTACATTTTACAAAAACTAACTTTGTTGTAgttggaaacaaaaaaaaaaaaaaaatagaattctGACCAGTATAGTGTTCGATAGACGATAGACAATCTGTGTCTTCTAGTAATAGGTAAAAGACAACATTTTAGATATGTATCTATGCTGTTCTAAAGTAACACACCTTATATTATATGAGCTTGAAGCCTCAGGAAAAGAGTTAGTTCTTATGCATATCAGTGTATGTAAAAACTTGTAACAAAATCCAGCTTAGCTGAAGAATAAAGAGCTATTCAATAAAGGGTTCCGAATTCAAGCAAAGCAACTATTATGTTACTTGTACCTTTGTGTATTGTCATTCAGACAAATTGGTTGTCTTGTTGGATACAGTTTTCTTAAAGTTGTTCTTATTGTCTTGTTCATACTtcaaaatatatggaaatttgtttgcttatatatatactGGTACCTTCTAAGAGCTGTTAGTGCTGAAAAACCGGACCATCCAATGGAACCATTTTAACCTGGAACTGGAGGCATGTCCAATCCCATGTGtatattgaaatcaaattttcaccAGATACAGTCTTCTTAAAGTTGTACTAAAATCCTTTTTGCTTATATATGCTTATACTTTATAAGAGCTAAAAACCGGACCGTACAGTTGGACTGTTTCAACTACTGGTGATTTGTTCTGTATGGTATGTATAATAAAACCGGGTTTCTGTCGGACCGGTAAAAACCGGTTTTATGTCTGAAGCCATGCCATTATGATTATTTTTGCATTATTTCTGAAACCAtaaacctttctttttttttttttttgggggggggggtggATAGCAGAATGTGAATAACAGCTACATATCCAGAAATTGTTAGCAAAGGAAACAATGCTGCAAGTGTACTATACCAGGAGGAGGAATGAATTTTCTTCAACTCAACAGCAAAAGCTTTTGGTTTCTCATGAATTTAAGATCCAACTGGAAGATTCACCGTTTTTTGTGCcatttagagtttttttttttttttggggggggggtgGTTGTGAAGATTAAACAATGGAAGGACAAAATTCTCATTGATGGGATTAAAATTTAGGAGTTAAAAAGTACATTTCAGTCTATGTAAACAGAAAAGTAAGGTTAGACCGGAGTTTGTGTGGAAttcatttgattctttttttgtatttcacATTTGAACCCAATGTAGAAAACTTACTTacacttataaattttttttaaagttgtattcaagttttataatttgtacTGAAACCTGTGGTACTCTGGATAAAACCTAAACTAGCTCATCTATTTAAGCTattcaaagtttcaagcttGATTTTCTGCAGTGCTTTGAGCTgttaatatgtattaaaaaataaaatatttattgatataatgGAAACACCAAATCAATTTGAAAGTTTGTATATATgagaaatataattatattgactttattattgttaaatttaattctgaaaataataattgtatatcataaacataatatacatatgtatagagatgttcaaacaattaaccgaattgaacTAGTATTAACCAAaccgaaatttaaaaaaattaaccaaattgaaatttatatgtttttatttttgttggttaaaacaatatataaattgataatgttcatttgatgaattattcaaattaaaactacatataatttataatattaattgttaaattttgttaattatgttaattacccgatttcgaactgaattaactgataactgatctttcaaaaaaatcattaatcaacTTCCGATCGAATTAGATCGGTTAGCGACCGATTAACAGAATTAGATCAGTTCGGTCAATTATTTCAGTTTTAACCGAAATTTGAATgcccctatatatatatatatatgatatttatataatattataaaatattaatgtattaaaatttatataaatattcctaaaaaattatataaatatatattttttaaagaaaatattattaataggAATACAAAGAAATGTCATATAgtacaaaccatgaataaacTAAAAGATAGAGAGAGAAAGATAAATTGACTGAAAGTGCAACCCTAGAATGCTGAAATTTGTGTCCTAACATTGCCATCATCAAATCAACTTGACGATGAACATTAATCAGccaaaaaaaatcaccaaaagCCCCAAGAGACCTACTACATCGGCGATGCACAAAAAGTCAAGTTGTAGATAACTTATCATTCTCATATTAAATCTATCACCATCATTATAATCTATTATAATAAAAACCTTTCGAGAACTGATCCTAATAGATTTGGGACACCCttatattgataaatattacatatactcaaaataaaataaaactatgaaATTGCGATAAAAACcatgataatataaattaaaattaaaaacaaaataaaactatgaaaaatgaaaaaagcaTGACCAGTAATTAACCCGAAGATCGGAGCCGTCACCGAcgtataaaaatttaaggtgggtttggatgggcgattgggtgtggtgcggtgcgtttagtttactttttgtctcacgctacagtatcgctacagtgtctaatctcaccgccaccgctgtttttacactaaccgcaggtaaacgcaccgcccatccaaactcacccttagtttGAAAAAGTTAATCATTAGCGTTTTTCTACggaatgaaaagaaattttctatctattataatataaaaagcACAATTATATTACATGAATAATAATATACGGTTTATGGTTTTGGTATTAGAAGTAATAGTTAAAAGAAGGCCCAAAATTCCAAGGACAATGGGCTGTTTCGGCCACTAAGCTCAAAGCTGAAGGGCCTCCTCCATGTCCATGACGCTTACTTACATAAGTGTGCTCAAAGCTTCAGTCAAAAAGATCTTGACTAAACCAGTGATGTGGAGAACACGCGCCACCGGAAAAGCGTGATGGAATCATAATGTTGTTGATGGAGTTGCCGTATAAATGGCGGGAGTCTAGACTGGGTCGAGATTTCACAAAGACTGAACAACCATCTTTCCCTTATCAATTGGCGTTTAAACCCTCCTATCCTTAAACGTCCACCCCGTCTTCCCCCATTTTGTCTTCCTTTAACCATTTTAGCTCCTCCTTGTAAATTTCTTCAGTTCTTGGGTTCTGGTTAATTTCATGATCGGAAACTACTAGctttttttctccttctttttccccttttcttttggGTCTGCTTTTCGAAGATAGAGGAAGTGGAAGAGTCGGAGCAGTGTCGGACATTCTGATTCAATGGACACCGCGGCTAGTGTCGCCGCCGGACGGAGTGGTTCGCTGCCAATGACATCTCCGTCGCGGAAGGAGTGGCGTGCCGTTTCCGAACTTCACGTGGTTCAGAACCTCGGGGATGAAGTGGTGAATTCATCTAATCATGATAATTTTTGCTGTCGGTTTTATTTGGTTTctgagaaaattttgaaatttggataAATTCTCTTTCGAGTATGAAATTCGTAATTGTTTTGAGActggaaaaaaaagaacaaataccTGCACTAGTTTAATTTAACAACTGGTATTTGGTATTCTTCAGTGTTCCCTACGAAccaaaaaaattagggtttatctgtttctttttccttatcttttagctctatttatttgttttctctttaCTGGCATACCCTTTGGTTATCATTCATCATTAGCTAGCACACATTTTACTCCTTTTCTCGCAAGTttctcatttttataattttgggcTTGGTTTTTGGATCATGCCATTTTTATATGGTTTACTTTGGTAGTAAGTTAGGGTTAATTGGTGGTTAAATAATTCGGAATCTGAATTTGGTTTAAACTGTTTTAAGTGTTTGCTTCATCCGTAGAGTCAGAAATTTCAAGCCTTGAAGGGCGGAATTGAGCATCAATTAAATGCTGATTAAGCTGTGAAAGGTTATAATTGCTATTATTATTGGACCAGTGCTGttgatgatttcttttattCAGATTTCTTGCAATATGCAGGAATTTGAAAGATCAAAGATGGAACAATCTGATGAGAGAACCATATATGAGGTAAGTTTCTTggtattaaaagtaaaatatatttttagaacgatgaaaagtaaacatggttgAAATCTTACTGAGGTGCAGCATGGAAGAGAGCCTGCTGATGTTGACTTTTTTCCGATTATGGTTGATGGAAGTTTGGGTGATGACATATTGCAGCAGCAGATTCACAATGTTAGTAGACAGAGGGAAGAGCTCCAACGGATGGAGGTTGAACTCCGAGCTCAGGCAATTGCAAGACCAAGGATCCTGGATTTGCAGAGCAGCTGTGATGCTAAAATCGAGGCCCATGCCGATGCCACTGCGAAGCTTGAGGTTTGCTTTAGAATGTgatttgtattattattgttctGAACTTCAACTTtcagagaaaagaaataagtcAAGTTTTAGCtgcatctttaaatttttatatgatctttcatttatgaaaaaaaaaaggaattaagTTTCATGTGTAAGATATAAAGATAATGTATGTCATGTATTGATTGTTGAAGTAAGTGAACAAATAAAATTGTTGAATCCTAGATGTACTGTTATTTTATTTCGATATTACATATTCTACATATCTTGTTTGAAATGGTCGTTAAAACACCCATTAGATTCATCAACACTTGAAATTGTTCTTAGCATGCTACCATAGTTGTTAAATTGAAATACTTATTGtgaatctaaattttattttcaagaattggGTATTGAGTATTGTTCTGAAGTTATAgtaaacaatttcaaacaacttatACATCTAAATGTTATTACAAAGTACTAGACTTATGCACAACATATATacgtataaaaataataaaagttaaagtaCTAGACTTATATACAAGATTGAGTGAAAATGTGGCATAAATAAAGATATGATTATCTTTGAAATTCTCAACTTtctcattaatattttatattttaaaaatttcagagtatatttaaattttttttcttgtgggGGGGggttaaaactattaaaattgcatttttacgTGATTGGGTCTGAAGTTTGATCATGTTTAATTGGCGCTGGTCCAAATTTACCATATGTATATTGAAGTTATCATATGTTCCATATTATACAAACTGGTTTGCTTGTGTATTGATAAATAGATACTCCAAGATTTCACAATAAAACCACTTTTCGGTATAGATATGCATCAGTTTTGTAGGTAATCAAGTCATATTGTAAGATAAATATTGAGTGTCATACAATATTAATAACTATGCATGCTACAAGTAAATTCTACGATGATGCTGTCTTTTTGCCTCTTTCAACCTGATTTTTACTTTGTTTGTGTTAGGAACAAATCCATGAAAGTGAGAAgaccataaatgaattgaaaaggaGGATGGAAGAGAAAGATAGAGAACTAAATGCCATCAAAGTTGAAAAAGAAGAGGTCTGCTGATTTGTTCATTCTGCTTTGCTTTGGAggatctctttttctttcaaaatgaGGAGTGGTCTTATCAGTCATGTTTAAATTAGTGCTCCTTGTATTATATTGGTAGGCATGGGCAAAGGAAGACCTTCTAAGAGAGCAAAATAAGGAACTGGCAACTTTCAGGTGTGTGTTTGTCTTTTTGGTCCTTTTTTATTTGCTGTAAACATAAGCTTTAAAGCAGTACCATTGATgtgaatgttttatttatattccaGTTGCTGCGACACCAACACCATTGGAAGTTTCTAAGCTTATTCTAGGGTTGATTTAATATATTAGCGTATATTTGTCTCTGAACTAGTAATTAGCAACCGCTGTTGTTGGTGactattttttaatacattaaCTTGCTGCTTAGGTTTGAACTATCTTAAATTTAGATGTGTTcctgttctttttctttccgcAGAAGAGAACGTGATCATTCAGAAGCTGAGAGAGCACGACACCGGAAACAGATTCATGATCTTCAGGAGCACGTTGAAGAGAAAGAGAGGCAGCTTATGGAGTTGCAGGAACAGGTCCCTATATTTGCATGATTTTAATGcacattttcttaattttcaatCCCAGAGGTTAAGGGGTGAATATTCTGCTTCACTGTGAAGTAGAACAAGTAACCCTAAGTAACAATACTCTATGATTGTAGCAATCTCAATTGTAGAAAGTAAAAGTTCTCATTGTCAAGAATGTTAATTGTAGAAGCCTAACCTCCAAATAATAGGCCTACCGTAAAACCGGGTTTTATGTTCATGAGAAAGTAAAGTGTACCTAACTCAAATAAAGACTgataaaataaaccaaagaaacgagttcattaataatttaaatcctGAACTTGGAAGAATCTTATCCATCATCCCCCCTGGTTGAAAAGAACTCAACACTGAATGGAACAAATAGAAttacttattttcatattaacttAATTTACAAGAGTGATGTTTTTCTTTCCTGTTCGAAAAGAAGCCATGCAACAATTACAATTACCTGTATTGTTGATTGCTAGAAGACATCAAGCTGCATTTCCTAATGGTAGTCTTATTTTTCAGTATAGAGCTGCTCAAGAAACCATTCTTTATAAGGATGAACAGTTGAGGGAGGTTCAAACTTGGATTTCTAGTGTCCAGGAGATGGATGCTTTACAGTCAAGTACAAACCACTCTTTACAGGCTGAACTGCGAGAACGTACAGAGCAATATAACCAGCTCTGGCATGGCTGTCAGAGACAGGTTGATGATCTTTTAGTTTCTTGCTTACACCTTCCTCTCTTTCCTTGAATAAATTagatttgatgtaattttggtGAATTTAGATTGACCTTGTTTATGGTTGTCTTAGTTTGTGGAGATGGAGAGACTTCATTTACAAACAATACATCAGCTTCAATTTGAACTGGCTGATGCAAGAGAGAGGAACAGTTCTTACACAGATGAATCACATGCATCCCAAGCAAAATCAAAAGATTTATCTgagtttggtaaaaataatgGAAACCAAGTGGATTCCAATGGAAGTGTTTCAACAAATAATGCTTGGGTCATTTCGAATGGTGCATGTAACAGTGTTCAATCGTTTACTTCAGATGGTAATTCGCCAACTGAGGTAAGAATGCTGGCTTTTCTGGTGTGTCATAGATTGTGTTTTAATTGgaagtttaatatttataacCATCTATATGGTGATTATAGGTGTATGCTTTTTATATGGTTATTTATTTCATTGGAACAATATGATATAACTGTATCTTTAGATTTATTGAAGTCACGATTTCTGCTCCCCTCCCTATCTCTTTCCACTCTCCATCTAATATTTGGTTTGAGAATTGAGATCGAGCTAGTAATCtcattttagaatattttagttGTAAAGTTTGAgctattatttgataaatagtCGATTATTTTGTTTCAAACTGTCTTGTTTATAACACTTTCTATTAGTTTTTCCCCTTATATGACTGTTTTTGCTATCAGCATCACAATGACCATAATCCTAGTATTCCAATTGCTCCATCATCTCTACTGGGGATGCCTACATACCTCCCACCTGGGCAGGTGACTGCTTTGCATTCATTTGTCATGCATCAACAGGGTTTTCCCCATTCTGTGGCATCTCAAGTTGGACAGTACTCAATGCCAACAATTTCATCCACCCAACAGTGGCAGAACCAACAGGTATGGTCAAACCAATGCATTGTCAATTTTCTCACAGGGTTTTCTTTGTTATATATAAGGGTGTTTCGTCATATTTTTCAGATTTCACCAGAGGATTTCCAGCTATCTGCACAGAATCAAGTTCCACCATCCCAAACTGATCAAAGCTTTGTGAGGTCAGACTTAAAGTACGAATATAAAATGTCTGTCAATGAACAAGCCATTAGTCCAGACCGTCTTAATCATATTAGCCAAGGGCCAGACATCAATTCTTTGATATCATCATCTGCTGTGAAAGCACAGGTTCTTTAAACCAAGAAGGTTCTATTCACGATGCTTAGTATTGTCATAATTTATTCTTGTAACTTGCCCCATTCTTTGCAGGTCCTTGAttcaattaaatcaagtttCATTGTGGACCCCCAACCTGAGCCAAGCTTGGAGCAGGTTTCCTCACAATTTCATGGCGCATTGACATTAGGCACTCGTGAACAGAGCTGTGAATCCCAGGTTTGTTAATCTGACTAGTCTTCAAGCGGTTGGATATCTCAGATCTAATCTCTTACTTAAATTTGAACCGGACAGGAACTGATTATTCTGAACATGAATAACCATGTGCTTGAGGACCAAGTTCTATCAGCAGAAGAAGCAAGTACTGCTGCGAGCCCTTCTCCTCCTGATTCTTCGGAGCACTCTGTTAATTTCAAGGGAACAATGACCAGCAATGGTGCTAATGCTATTATGCCTGAGAAGTCAGTTTCAACTGGGCAGACTAATATCTTGATATCAGCTAAGACTTCTGAGACTGCTCTGCTTGATGAAAGATCATTGTTAGCATGCATAGTTCGCACAATTCCAACTGGTGGCAGAATTCGAATCAGCTCAACGGTTAGTTGATAtgcaaataaattttcttaatagtcaacttaGCTCCTATGGTATTAAACCCTGCCCAAATGGGGTTTGACTTGTATCAATCAATTGCAGTTGCCAAATAGGCTGGGGAAGATGCTTTTACCATTGCACTGGCATGATTACAAGAAAAAGTACGGAAAACTGGATGACTTTGTAGCTAGCCACCCTACGGTTTGTTTCTTGCAACTTTTTACATATTTGTTGGCATGGAAATCATACATTCTGAAGGTTTCATAATCTGATTGCCATATGATTTCAGTTATTTGTAATTGAGGGTGACTATATTTGGCTTCAAGAGGGAGCACAGGAGATGATAGCAGCAACTGCAGCTGTTGCTAAAGTTGCTGCAGCTGCTGAAGCTCCATCTTCATACTCCTTTTTGCCTTCTGTTTCTGTTACACCGATTGCACAGCGTAATCGGCTAAAGAAGGCGCTTCGATCAATTGATTCCTATCATGTGAGAGAGAATGCCCTTTTCAAGGAGCATGCAGGCATCACTAAAATTGCTTCTAATGGACAGCAGTTAGTAATGCAAAATCAACATCCCAATGGAATTTGTGTTGATGTGTCCAGAGGTTTCTCCAATGTAAAAATATTGAGCCAATCTAAAGATCCAAGTGTGACTCGTGTTGAAAGCATGGCATCTGGACATGGAAGGTCTAATTCAAATGTTGTCGGGAAACAGCAGAGCAGGTATGTAAAATCCTGCAGATAGCTGAAGGTCATTTATCAGTGGACGTTTTCGTGGCTTAAGCTTATTGAGTTTAATTGTCCTGTAACATGGCAGGACAACCGGAGCTGCATTATCTTCAAGAAGATAGTGAAGTGCATTTACCTCAACTGTGAGATACTGGTTAACCATTGTGCTATACCTGCATTCCCTATTCTACGACTGGTCTTTCACCTTATgacttcatttttattcaaatacttGTGTTTGATGCTGATATCCAATACATTCAAGATATGAGTATAGACATAtgatcctccaaatacatggagGAACTTAGAAGGAATTGAACATGCCTCTATCCAACTTTCACACTTGAGTCCAAGTAATTTAGCATTTACGagcaattttaatttttgcaacaAGCTAAGTTTGAAGCATTAATATAATGAAGTGCTGAGATTCTGCACTATTGCATTAGATAATATGTTTCTCCTTTTCTGCTGAGATTGGGTGAATATGTGAGATATAGCATACCCTGTCTGAGATATTAGATAGTTTTTGCCCTGAGCAGTTATAGAATTGTATGGGGCTAATCAGGTATTTACGGCTAGATCATCAGGTTAACAATTAACTTAACCTTAACGAATTAATATAGTTTCAGTAAAGCATACTtgaatttcatataatttgtaGTATCATCATTTAACTTGATAATTTGGAGATttaccaattttaattttgttctgGCAGGATATATGCCGAACTGCAATATTCAGCTGTGGATCAAGCATTATGGAGATTGCAAGCATATTGGAAAATGATGTGTAGTTAAAATGTATCTACTGATCTTGGACACAAGctgaatatttaaattgttttaagcCTTTTGGCACTCCATTGTTGAATAACACTATACTGCTGCCTGTTCCTGTCCTATTCCAAGCTGTAGATCTGATTTTTCTGCTTAACCTATGTTGCTccaggtttttttttaatattcatatcCTATAGTTTATGTTTGACTCCCCATATTTGGATGTAGAATGATTATTGTGCCTATTCAAATGATCAAGTATAAACTAAGAAAACCTTTAAAAAGAACAAACTCGGTTGATTTACTGTAGATCTAGGTTAGAAAGTACGGTTACTGATACGTCTATTTTAgggataatattaatttattattcttaatatacaagtattaaatataaatcttttaactTGGATGGGTAAGTTGGATTCAACTTTCAAATGGATtataaacctttaatttaataattcattttaattattgacCTGCACTTAAAACACCAGAACTAAATCCATATTATTAACATGCCaacaaattaaatgtttaacgagcattttaaaatgtttttaagtttactTTTCAAAGttcattatttagaaaattagtttttcaaggcatgaaatatttgaaacttgaggttaaatttaattattcatgtATAACCTAAATCACTCAACttagatattttggtaattttaaaaaaaagtaattttaaaaattttattattatttgttgctttattcttttgaaaaagaaaattgagtttGTAGTGGGGTTTGGTTCCACTCCATTATTAGTTATCTATTAATatctaatgcatgtttaatcatcatTCACCAGTTCACGGTTCTATACATTTGAATGTTAATGATCATTGTATTAAATATTACTGGATGAAAAAATAATAGAGTGAACCTTAACTCaaatcatgattttattttccaaaagaaaaacattttgaaCCCTTTTAATGCTTTTTTTATGGGAAATAATACTTAGTTTAAACCATAATCCTTATTTTGCTTTTCAAAGAAAACCCTCAAGAATGAGGCTCCTAAAAGACTGTTATAAGATCTAttcttgtaaaataaataatctaagaaaatattccaaaatttgtaaaaagtaaaccttaaaattgtaatacctaaaatttttacaagaagatattatttttgatatagtaaggaaataaagtgacaaaaggagaattttgagttatgacaacattgagaagtatattatgacatattaattcaagaaaggattaaattgtaaaagtgagaaaagttttgttacctaatagtaaatactcaaaatttgaggggttaaaatgtaaatatgaaaaagttgaaggatcaatagtgtaaatattttaagggtggaataatctagaacctaagaaaaatggatgaattgggaccaaattgaatagatgaagaattatgagggaccaaattgtaattttaccaaattaagtgatgactcaaggatggaattttagaagatctaaagggcaaaatgttcaattagaagagagaaatctagaaaatgatgatgatgttggagatattttagattaaataaataaataaatattagtttattatattttgatttgattttttttcttaatgatattttattattttatttagtgtatatatatatgtggaaagaaagatggaatCTATCATCACACCATTTTTCCATGCatcaacgtgagaagaagagagaaagaaagaaagttttgctttctttacaatttggtcctcacaccaaaaattcaccattttcacttagaattcaaagaaatttccatagccaccaagagagaaaattgataagcagactatggggagctagaatatcaagttagattcaagaaatagaggctggaggagagagaaaatcaagttaaagattgaaaacaatagagcaaggtaagaacatcaagatttcaatatatttttgagtttgatattattgaaaaagtatgaaattgatgttaatgtagggttttattatataaggttctatgttcttgatatgttggtgaagaaaaataagagaaagtgatgggaaatactatagagaaagggaataagggtgttataaatttagtaatcaacattttgcactaaaacagttttggacagaaaCATAggttaacttttaaaaatcaccataaatcatgaaaattgaattagaggatgaaaaaatatgaaattaaatattattgagtctagtttctcatagaagaaacggtgtaatcaatggaattgtaaattatgagatataataaattttgtgagacaaggtcagaatgaatttgggttcccctgttctgactttggaaaatcattaaaaattgtaaaaaaattattatgagttataatttatatgattagaatcttaataagtatattttaaaaaggaacAAACGAGAATATCATTCGAATCCTGTACAAGgggataattaatttttagtgaagaagggtcaaaactgtcagacaaaagaaaagggatgactttaaagaataaactgtacttattgggtaaaccaaaaattattaaaattttatcgtatgaatatatgtgagtctagtttcagataaaatttacggatctcaATTCGGGGTTCtttagcttaagatataattaatttagtgactataactcaaGTGA
The window above is part of the Gossypium raimondii isolate GPD5lz chromosome 9, ASM2569854v1, whole genome shotgun sequence genome. Proteins encoded here:
- the LOC105800174 gene encoding uncharacterized protein LOC105800174 isoform X4, with amino-acid sequence MDTAASVAAGRSGSLPMTSPSRKEWRAVSELHVVQNLGDEVEFERSKMEQSDERTIYEQQIHNVSRQREELQRMEVELRAQAIARPRILDLQSSCDAKIEAHADATAKLEEQIHESEKTINELKRRMEEKDRELNAIKVEKEEAWAKEDLLREQNKELATFRRERDHSEAERARHRKQIHDLQEHVEEKERQLMELQEQYRAAQETILYKDEQLREVQTWISSVQEMDALQSSTNHSLQAELRERTEQYNQLWHGCQRQFVEMERLHLQTIHQLQFELADARERNSSYTDESHASQAKSKDLSEFGKNNGNQVDSNGSVSTNNAWVISNGACNSVQSFTSDGNSPTEHHNDHNPSIPIAPSSLLGMPTYLPPGQVTALHSFVMHQQGFPHSVASQVGQYSMPTISSTQQWQNQQISPEDFQLSAQNQVPPSQTDQSFVRSDLKYEYKMSVNEQAISPDRLNHISQGPDINSLISSSAVKAQVLDSIKSSFIVDPQPEPSLEQVSSQFHGALTLGTREQSCESQELIILNMNNHVLEDQVLSAEEASTAASPSPPDSSEHSVNFKGTMTSNGANAIMPEKSVSTGQTNILISAKTSETALLDERSLLACIVRTIPTGGRIRISSTLPNRLGKMLLPLHWHDYKKKYGKLDDFVASHPTLFVIEGDYIWLQEGAQEMIAATAAVAKVAAAAEAPSSYSFLPSVSVTPIAQRNRLKKALRSIDSYHVRENALFKEHAGITKIASNGQQLVMQNQHPNGICVDVSRGFSNVKILSQSKDPSVTRVESMASGHGRSNSNVVGKQQSRTTGAALSSRR